TAATTTCCTCACAAAGGAGAGTGATAGATGTTGGAATGGGCACAATTGCGTTTGTTATGTGTCAGGATTCTACCATCTACGGGGTGGCGAATTTGTTATGCCCGACATAAAAATGCAAACTTCCTCTGATTGCATTTTTATATGGTGACGGATATCACAATTTAGCGCAACCGTTTGCATCACTCACATGAATACCTTATGCCTCTTTCGTCGGGGCAGACGAAAGAGGCAGCAGATTAGTTGCGACGGTAGGTTTTCTGCGCAGCGTTAACTTTGTAGAGATAGCGGCGCGATTCCGCCGACGGATGGCGGGTAGTCAGGGTCTGGTACACATCTCCTGGCGTCATGGTGTTGATGATATTTGCCGCCTGCACTTTATCGGCGGAAAAGACGCGCAACACGCTGCCGGCACCGCCGTTATAAGCGGTAATAACCGCATAGCGCCGTGACGTTGGGTTATTGATCCCGGAGAGATAAATGTTATTCAACATCGCCAGATAGGCGGTACCTGTATCAATGTTACTTTGTGGATCAAACAGATAACTGCGATCGGGCGTGCCAGATTTCCCCTGCGCGCGGAACACATCTTTACCGGCGCTATGCTGCACAACCTGCATTAAGCCCAGCGCATCGGAGCGGCTGACGGCGTACGGGTTAAAGGAGGATTCGGTTTGCATAATCGCCAGAATCAGCGATTCGTCAACGCCATACTTATGTGACGCTTTGCGCACCATCCCGACGTATTTATGTGCGCGTTTATCCAGGTGGTTTGGCACCAGGTTAATGGTCACGCTGTAGATCATACGTAAACCATTGCTGCGGCTTTTCAGCCGTGTCTGCAGCAAATAGTCTGCAAACTGCGCGGCACGCCATTGCCAGCGAATGGCTTCGCCGTTGTTATCCAGCACCTGCCCATACAGGAACGGCTCTTTCGAGATCTGAATATCGTCAACATCGGAGTAAAGATCGATTGAACCCGGATCGTCGCCCATCAGCAAGGTTTTGATAATCGCCTGGCGCAAATGCGCCGCAGGATCGGTGCCGGAGATCGTCTCGACGGTGATCGTCCCCTCATCGAAGTTGATGTGGCTGCGGGTTTGGTACTGGTCGGTATATTTAACGTAGTCCTTTGGGCCTGCGATCAGAACCTCGTTAAATCCCCATAAATTCTCAATATTATGGGCAAATTGTCCCATCAGGATGTCAAAACCGTTGGTGTCTTTAATCCAGGCTTCGTTGTAGTCGTCGCCCGTTTTATTCGAACTGGAACAAGAAATCAGCAACGGCGCAATAATCGCTAGCGCTAAATATTTTTTCATCATTCCGGGATGCAATTGTGTTGGTGTGTTAGCGCCGGTGTCCTCTGCGCACTGGCAATGCCTTCCCATGTATTCGCGGCATTACCAGTGATTGCGCGTGAACAGCGGCTTATTTTTTTTCTGGCGGCGTATAGCCTTCAATGTGCACGTCTTTGCCTTCAAACAGGAAATTCACCATCTCCTCTTCCAGCAATTTACGGTGCTCAGTGTTCATCATGTTGAGCTTTTTCTCGTTGATCAGCATGGTTTGCTTATGCTGCCACTGTTTCCAGGCCTCTTTCGAGATCTCGTTGTAAATGCGTTTTCCGAGTTCGCCCGGATAGAGCTGGAAGTCTTGCCCTTCCGCTTCGCGTTGCAGGAAGGTACAAAAAATAGTTCTGCTCATTAAATAATCCTCTTTGCTTGCGCGCTTAACGGATTTCGGCGCGTAATTGCTGTATCAGGCGTTCCACGGGAGCCGCCAGACCGACGGATGGCGGTTGCGCTAAGTTATACCAAAGACCTGCGCCCTCATCCATGCAAGACGAGAACGAGGACACGCGAAGCCACATAGGCACAATATCCAGATGGAAATGGCTAAATGTATGGCGAAACGCCACAAGTTGGCTGAGATTATCGGCGCTAATCTTCCTCTGCGCCAGCCAGGCCCGCAGACTGGCCTCATCGCTGAACTGCGGGAAGCAGAATAACCCGCCCCACAGCCCGCTTGGTGGTCGCTGCTCAAGATACACCTCGCCTTCGTGCTGCATCAGCAGAAAATACCCGGTGCGTTCGGGCAGCGTCTGTTTCGGTTTTTTCCCCGGATATTGCGCCCAGGCATTCGACGCATAGGCTTCACAGCCCGTTTGCAGCGGGCAGAGCTCGCATTTCGGTTTCGAGCGGGTGCAAACCATCGCGCCAAGATCCATCATCGCCTGGTTAAAGCGCTCGACGCCCTGAGCCGGGGTGACCTCTGTGCTGATCTCCCACAAACGCTTTTCCACCTCTTTTTTACCCGGCCAACCACCCACCGCAAAGCAGCGCGCCAGCACACGTTTCACGTTGCCATCAAGAATTGGAAAATGTTTGCCCAGCGACAAAGAGAGGATAGCGCCCGCGGTCGAACGGCCAACCCCCGGAAGCGCGGCGACTTCTTCGAAGGTCTCCGGGAAGCGCCCGCCGTGCTGGTTTGCGACCTGCTGCGCGGCTTTATGTAAGTTGCGCGCACGGGCGTAATAGCCCAGCCCGGTCCATAAATGCAGCACCTCATCCAGCGGTGCGTTCGCCAGATCGGTAACCGTTGGAAAACGCGCCATAAAGCGCTGGAAGTAGGGGATTACGGTTGTTACTTGCGTTTGTTGCAACATCACTTCCGATAGCCATACTTTGTAAGGCGTTTTTTCAATTTGCCAGGGCAGGGTTTTTCGCCCGTATTTGTCGTACCAGCCCAGCACCTGGGCTGAAAATTGAGACGCTTGCATGGTCACCAGAATCACGTAATCAGGGGCGAAGATTGCAGCACAGAGGCGATGAGCTGTAAACCGGAACTTTCCGGTGCTTGCATCGGGCGATGAACTTTGGATAATGCCCGTTTCCTGAACACTCTCACAAGCAGATCACTTTATGAATAACGACGTCATTTCACCGGAATTTGATGAAAACGGCCGCCCGTTGCGCCGCATTCGCAGCTTTGTCCGTCGCCAGGGCCGCCTGACGAAAGGACAGCAACACGCGCTGGATAATTACTGGCCGGTGATGGGCGTTGAGTTCACTGAACAGCCGCTTGATTTCACCGCGCTGTTTGGCCGCACTGCTCCGGTTACGCTGGAGATCGGTTTTGGCATGGGCGCGTCGCTGGTTGAAATGGCGAAGATGCGCCC
This genomic interval from Kosakonia sacchari SP1 contains the following:
- the mltC gene encoding membrane-bound lytic murein transglycosylase MltC, producing the protein MKKYLALAIIAPLLISCSSSNKTGDDYNEAWIKDTNGFDILMGQFAHNIENLWGFNEVLIAGPKDYVKYTDQYQTRSHINFDEGTITVETISGTDPAAHLRQAIIKTLLMGDDPGSIDLYSDVDDIQISKEPFLYGQVLDNNGEAIRWQWRAAQFADYLLQTRLKSRSNGLRMIYSVTINLVPNHLDKRAHKYVGMVRKASHKYGVDESLILAIMQTESSFNPYAVSRSDALGLMQVVQHSAGKDVFRAQGKSGTPDRSYLFDPQSNIDTGTAYLAMLNNIYLSGINNPTSRRYAVITAYNGGAGSVLRVFSADKVQAANIINTMTPGDVYQTLTTRHPSAESRRYLYKVNAAQKTYRRN
- a CDS encoding oxidative damage protection protein, producing MSRTIFCTFLQREAEGQDFQLYPGELGKRIYNEISKEAWKQWQHKQTMLINEKKLNMMNTEHRKLLEEEMVNFLFEGKDVHIEGYTPPEKK
- the mutY gene encoding A/G-specific adenine glycosylase, which translates into the protein MQASQFSAQVLGWYDKYGRKTLPWQIEKTPYKVWLSEVMLQQTQVTTVIPYFQRFMARFPTVTDLANAPLDEVLHLWTGLGYYARARNLHKAAQQVANQHGGRFPETFEEVAALPGVGRSTAGAILSLSLGKHFPILDGNVKRVLARCFAVGGWPGKKEVEKRLWEISTEVTPAQGVERFNQAMMDLGAMVCTRSKPKCELCPLQTGCEAYASNAWAQYPGKKPKQTLPERTGYFLLMQHEGEVYLEQRPPSGLWGGLFCFPQFSDEASLRAWLAQRKISADNLSQLVAFRHTFSHFHLDIVPMWLRVSSFSSCMDEGAGLWYNLAQPPSVGLAAPVERLIQQLRAEIR